A window of Haloarcula marismortui ATCC 43049 genomic DNA:
CGGACTGTGAAACGGTGATTTCGCCGTGTTCCTCGTCCCAGTCGAGGTCGGCCCCCATCCGGTCGAGGATGTCAACGATGGCGGCGTCACCTTGCGCGCTCGGGAACGCCGACGTGACCTGCAGGCCGTCCTCGGCGGCGAGCGCGCCGGCCGCGAGCAGGTAGCTCATCGACGAGAAGTCCCCGGGGACGTTGTAGTCGCCGCCGTCGGGGACGTAGGTCTGGCCGCCGTCGACGGTGAAGCCAGCGTCGGTCTTCTCGGCGTCGACGCCGAACGCGTCCAGCACCTCCAGCGTGATGTCGACGTACGGTGACGACTTCAGCTCGGTCGTCAGGTCGATGTCGATGCCGTCCGGTGAGACGGCTCCGGCCATCAACAGCGCAGTGATGTACTGTGAGGACACGTCGCCGGGGATTTCGACTGCCCCGCCGTCGATGCCGCCGCCGACGACCAGCGGGGCCTGCCCGTTGTGGCGGGTCGACTCGGCGTCGCCATTCAGCTGTCCGATAGCATCGAGTAGCGGCCCCTGCGGGCGCGACCGGAGAGACTCGTCACCAGTCAGCACCGCGAGGTCGTCCTGCAGCGCGGCCGTGGCGGTGACCAGTCGCATCGTCGTCCCGCTGTTGGCACAGTCGATCACGTCGTCCGGCGTCTCCGGCCGGCCGTCGAAGCCCGTCACTTCGACCGTCGACTCGTCCTCAGCCAGCGAAACACTGCCGCCGTATGCTTCGACGGCTCGCATTGTGGCCTTCGTGTCTGCGCTCACGAGCGGGTCGTGGACCACTGCGCCGTCCGCGTAGCCCGCGGCCAGCACCGCCCGGTGGGTGTAACTCTTCGACGGCGGTGCCTGTGCCGTCCCCTCGACCGTCGACTCGGCAATCGTGATGTCCATGCCCGGTCGGTAGCGGGCGTTCGACAAGAGACTACCGCTCCCACCCCACTGCGGTGAGAGCAACGACCTTGTGGCTGGCAGCGGTACCACCGCTATGGTCCCAGCGATGGACAGCGCGACCGCTGTCGTCACGGGTGCGAGTAGAGGTATCGGCGAGCAGATAGCTCACGCGGTAGCGGGTGCAGGCGCACATACGGTCATCTGTGCCCGCGACGCCGAGGCGCTTGAGCGGGTCGAAGCTGATATCCGGGACGCTGGTGGCTCCGTGACCGCGATTCGCACGGACGTACGTGATGAGTACGACGTTGAACGGCTGGTCGAAACTGCCATGCGGGAAGGAGGCGCAATACAGTACGTTGTCGCCAACGCCGGCGTCTACCACGGCACCGCCGGCGAGACGCCGCTCACCGAGGAATCCTACACTGCCTTCGACGACCATATCCGGACGAACGCCCGCGGCGTGTTCTCGACGATCCGGGAAGCCGTTCCGCACCTCGGCCCGGATGCCCGAATCGTCGTCCCGACGGGTGTCGTCGCCCGCGAGGGAATGCCCGGCTACGGCTCCTACGCGGTTTCGAAAGCTGCCGCAGAGGCTATTGCTCGCGGATTCGCGGCCGACCTCGATACGCCGGTCGGCGCAGTCGACCCCGGACAGGTCGCGACGGACCTCTCCGGTGACGGCGGGCGCGACCCAGTGTCAGTCGCCGAAATGGTTCTCTGGGCGCTCCGCGATGCAGACCCGTCAGCGCTGGACGGCGGTGTCCTTGACTGGGGCGACTATCGGTCGGCGACCCGGTAACCGCCATCGATGGGTTTATTGGTAACAGGCCGGTGAATGTAGATAATGTCTATTAACTCAAACTCAGTATTTAATAACTCTGGACGGGTGTCCGCCGCCGGTATCGCAAGTGTCGTCGGTCTGGCGGTCCTGTCAGCCGTCGCCGTCACCGGTGGGGCTGTGAAAGTCCTCGTTATCTCCTGGGTCGCGTTCGCAGCAATGGCACTGGGCGCGTGGCTCGGTGCACGGGCCGACGAGACGAACCCCTACCGACTGGTCTGGGGCTACGGCCTCGCGAGCGGTGCGATGGTCACGTCGGCGGCCATGTTCCTCGTCCCGCAGGCGATGGGACTGGGCGGTCAGGCCGGCGCAGCACGAATCGGCGGCGTCGGCATCGCCGCCGGACTGGTCACCGGCTACGGCACCCACACTATCGGTCATCGACTGACCCACATCGAGACGTCCTTCGACATGACCACGATCGCTATCGCCGCCCACGCGCTCTCGGCCGGACTGGTCATCGGGCTGGTCTACGCTTCGATGCCGGACCTGGGTATCCTGCTCGGCCTCGCCATCGTCTCGCACAAAGGGCCGGCCGGCTACGCCGCCGCCCGGCGGCTCGGACGTAGCGACAAGTCCGCCACGGCGCTGTTGCTCCCCGCGGCTGGCGTTGGTCTGACGGCGATCCCATCCGCGCTGCTGCCAGTTCCGGAGTCAGCGCTTCTCAACGCGGTCATCTTCGGGTTCGCCGCTGGCATCTTCCTCCACGTTGCAATGGACTTCCTGCCGAACTGCGAAGCCGGCAGCGAGATCGATGAGGTCTGTGAACTCCACGACCACTCTCACGACCTGCTCGACGAACTCCGGACGCACGCCGTCGGGTCAACAGTAGTCGGCGCGGCCGTCATTGTGCTGGCGTGGGTCGCCATCTGAACGCGTGGTTGTCGTCACCGCACGGGCATTGTCACGGCGATACTTGTCCCGTCACCATCGGTTTGAATGTCGATATCGCCACCGACGTAGCTGATAAGCCAGTACGCGAACCACAGCCCTAGCCCGGACCCGTGTTCGAGCGGCTTTTCCTCCGCCGCTTCGATGACCCGGCGCTCCTGGTCCGGAACGCCCGGCCCGTTGTCCGACACCGTCACTGTCGCTGTCGTGTCGTGGCGCTCCGCCCGAATGGTCACTCGCGGTGCCGACGCGTCAGAGTGCTTGATACCGTTCTCGATGAGTTCCTGCAACGCCGGGACAACCTTTGCATCTATCGTCGACGACGTGACGTCGCTTTCGACGACGAACTCGGCGTCGGGATATGCTGCGGCCAGCCCGTCTGTGATATCACTGAGGACGGCTTCGAGTTCGCGCTCGACATCGTCGGTAACTGAGTCCGCGAGCAGTTCCTGCACGTGGTGGGCTTTCTCGCTAATATCGAGCAGGGACTGAACGTTCCCTTTGATCGTCTCAAGATGAGCAAGCGCGTCCTCGTCGTCGACTAGCTCTGAGAGAATATCTGCACGTCCGCTGATCGTCGTTCCGTTGTTCCGGAGATTGTGGCGGAGAATCCGGTGAAACACGGTGAGCTGTTGCTCGCGCAGTCGACGCCCGGTGATTTCGTTCTGAATCCCGACGAACCCCTGTATCGTCCCGTCTGCGTCCTGAATCGGGGCGATGGTCTGATTGAGGATGAACCGCTCGCCGGACTTGCGCTCGTTTACAATCTCGCTCGTCCAGACCTCGCCGCGACAGATTGTGTCCCAGAGCCGCTCGTAGAACTGTTCGCCCTGCTCACCGGATTTGAGTATCCGCGGCGTCCGACCGATCGCTTCCTCAGCGCTGAATCCGGTGAGTTCCTCGAACGCCGGGTTAACGTACTCGATGATACCGTTCGTGTTCGTTATCAGAATCGCATGCCCCGCGTGCTCGACAGCGTTTCTGAACCGCCGGAGTTCGTTGTTTTGCTCCCTGAGGTTTTCGGCGAGGTCTTCGGTGTGGCTGCGCCGCGCGAGGAGGTTCGCGATAGTCCGAAAGAGCGCCTGCGTATCCACCGGCGCTGTCACAATATCGTTTACGACGAGTGGCTGTTCCGCAGCGTCGATATCGGGGAGGTCAATCCTGACCGGGGTCTCCTCACGACGGACCAGAATCACGGGGCAAAACACCGGATCTGCCCGGTGTTTGTACTGTTCTATCGCTGCTCTGTATTTCGGAAACGACGACTCGTCGACGATGTGGAGGTCGGCCTCCCGGAACTCGCCGTCCGTGATCGGCGTGTGGTGTTCGGCGACGACGGAGGCGAGCGCGTCCCGGTTGCCATCGCCGGCCAGCAGTAACTGGATGTCAGCCATCGGTGGTTAGTGAGTGGACGACTGATTGTTGCCGTCGCCATGCTGTTCAGGGACGCCCTCAAACACGCCGTGCATTCCTGAGACGGGGTCGCCGACCTGTAGGCCGTCGGCGGTTATCTCGAACCGGCGAGGCACGGTTTCGAACCCGCCGACGCGCTTTTTTAGTGCGCCGACAACACGCTGGAGTTCGCCCGCAACCTCGATGTAGTTCTGGAAGACGATGTTGTCAGCGAGGTAGCTGACGTTCTCGCTCGTCGGCTCGTGCAGCCCGGTCACGTCTCTGCGCTGGTCGATCAGGACTACAGCCGTGTTCCCGCGCGTGAGCTGCTGTGTCAGGGCGTGGAGCCGCCGACGCAGTTCCACGTCGTCTTGGCCGCGCTTGATCGCGTTCTTGTAGCCCGCGATGCCGTCGATAACTACGAGTTCGGCCCCACGCTCCTCGGCCTGGGTCTTGACGCGGTTTGCGAACTCCTCGGGCGACAGCGCCAGCGATTCGACCTCCTCAACGAGAAGTGTTCCCTCGTCACGTAACTCCGAGAGCGGTATCCCGAACGTCTCACAGCGGTGGCTGAACGTGTCGATTGACTCATCGAACAGGTACGCGAGCGCCGGGGACCCGTCTGCCGCTGCGGAAGCCAGAAACTCCGTCGCTGTCGTCGACTTGCCGACACCGGAGGGGCCGCTAAGAATGGTTACTGTTCCGCGTTCGAGTCCGCCATCGAGGAGCGAATCCAGTTCCGGAACCCCGGCGGAAAACTGCGTGGGGTCGAACGACCGCGTCCGCTGTTCCGGTTCGAGCGCCGGATACACTTCGACGCCGGAGTCGCGGATCTCCATCCCATGTGAGCCGTCCTGCTGGCCGATGCCGCGGTGCTTGCGCAGTCGAATCCGCCGACCTGCCTTCTCGTCGCCGTAGCTGAGCGAGATGATGCCGTCGCTGAGCGACCTGAGTTGCGTGTCCATCTGATTGCTCGGCGTCTTGGTCGCCAGCACGGTCGTCTCCCTGTCCTGCAGGAAGCGCGCGAAGGAGATGACGCGCTTGCGAAACTGGTACTCGGTCGGTTCGAGATACTGGAAATGCGTGATGGGGTCGATGAGAACGCGGTCCGGGTCAACCCGCTCGATAGCCTCGCGGATATCCGAAATCAGGTGCCCGTCTTCAACGTCTCGTGGCTTGACCACGTCGTACGACTCAGCCTCCTCGAAGAACTCCGAGTCGGGACCGACATCGAGAAACGTCGCGTTGCTGATATCGATGCCGAGTTCGGCAGTGTTCGCCCGCAGATCGGACGCAGATTCCTCCGCATGAATGAACAGCACGTCGTCGCCGGCTTCAAGTCCTGCTTCGAGAAACTGCGTGCCAAGCAGTGTTTTGCCGGTTCCGGGCGGCCCGATAACGAGATAGAGCCGCCCTTCCACCAGTCCGCCTCTGAGAAGCGAATCAAGGCCGGAAATACCGCTAGAAAGCTGCGTGAACTGCCGCTCGGAAGAGGACATAGAAGGAGTATCGGACGGGGAGTAATAAGCATCTCGTGAGAAACCAACGTGTGATAACGACGGAGCCAGCGAGTTGTCGGCTGATTTGCCTCCGCGGTATCGATTACTGATATCTATTTGCCGTCGAGCAACTGCCCGGCAAGAATCGGCACGAACGTCCGCAATCCACTTTTTTAGCTCGGGTGTACCTCCTGTGGTCGCGCACCACTCCGAAAAAACGTGGGCGAAAAAGTCGACCACTCACTCCGCTCGTGGTCGTCCTATTCTTCACTAAGCAACTGCTCCGCCAGAATCGGAACAAAGGTGCCGATATCGGTGACCATCCCGACTGCCTGTGCGGAGCCGCGGTCGAGGAGTTGCGTCACCGTCGCGGGGTTGATATCGACGCAGACGACCCGCGTTGTCGAGGGGAGACAGTTCCCGACGGCAACCGAGTGTAGCAACGTCGAGAGCATCAGTACCATGTCGGCTTCGTGGGCCTGCTCTCGGATTGCGTTCTGGGCCTCGACGGCGTCGGTGATCGTGTCCGGCAGCGGGCCGTCGTCGCGGATAGAGCCCGCAAGCACGAACGGTCGGTCGTTGTCGATACACTCGTACATGACGCCAGACTCGATGGTTCCGGACTCGACGGCCTCCTCGATGCCGCCCTCGCGGATGACCTCGCTGATAGTGTAGATGTGGTGTTTGTGGCCGTGGCGGGGGTGGTCAAGGCTCTCGGTGTCCATCCCGAGCGAGGTGCCGTAGATATCTCGCTCGATGTCGTGGACGGCGAAGCCGTTGCCGGCCGAGAGCATATCGACGTAGCCCTCCCGGACGAGGCGAGCGAGGTCTTCACGCGCGCCGGAGTGGATGAGCGCCGGCCCACAGACCGCCATCACCTTGCCGCCCTCCTTTTTTGTCTCCTCGATTGCGTTTGCGATCTTGCGGATGGTCGACTCCGAGGGCCGCTCCGATGAGACGCCGCCCTGCATGAAGCCGAACGCGCCGCCGGAGTCACGGGGCCGCTCCGGCGGCTGGACCTTGATGCCCGTTTCGTCGGTGACGACCATGTCGCCCTCTTCGATGGCGTTGAGAACTTTCGTGTAGGCTCGGGGGCCGTCTCGCGGCGTTTCGTCGCCGCCGCTCGGCTGTTCCGAGGCGCGTTGCGCCTCGCTGGCGTCACCGTCCTCGACAACCACGGCGCAATCCATCTCCACGTCCTCGACTTCGATCCACTCGCCGTCGTGACGGATGAACGTCGGGTGGTTCGTCGTCGAATAAAAGCCATGTGGGACGACCTGGTCGTCGGGCGCGGGGACGAGCGTGGCGTCTTTCGGGTCGGACGGATTGACACCGTGCTGATGGAGTTCGTGGACAATCGACTGTAGCTGGGCCTCGTCGTCGGCCTCGACGAGCATTCGGGCGTAGGACTCCTCGTCTTTGTGGCGGCCGATATCGAACTTCTGGACGGAAAAGGAGCCGCCCAGGTCCATGATGATGCCGAAACAGGACTGCATCATCCCGGAGTCGATGATGTGGCCTTCTAGCTCGACTTCGCGAGAGACGGTCATGGCCAAGACATGGAGGCAGGTGTGTAAGACGGTTTTGGGTCTGCGCGACCCCGGTGGCCCGGCTACTGCCCGTCGACGTGTCGTTGCACAGCCCACGACCCCCCTTCACCAGTCTCACACAGGCGCTCAAAGAACCGCTGTAGTCCGTCGGACTCTGTGGTCGGCAGGACGTGCAATCGCACCGTTCCGTCGCGGACCGCGACGCGGAACACGTCGGTTGTTTCCTCGTCGCGGACCAGCCACAGCGGCATCGGCAGGTCGTGGAAATCACCGTAGCGGTACGGCCCAGCCGCAAGAATGTCGACGACTGTCTCGGCGAGGTCCGGCGTCGCCTGCTCCTGTTCCGGGATGAGTCGGAACTCCGTCCCGCCCTCGTATTCGACCCCGCTCCCGTGGGGAAAGCGCCGCTGTGGGTGGGCTGGGATGCTGAACGAGGGGTCCGTGGTCATCTGTCACGTAGTTGGGCGCTTTCGGATTTAAATTCGCGGGCCGTGCAGGGCTCGGTAGTATATTCTCCCCTGCGACTGTGGCGACCCGACGCGCTCTGGGGTCTAGCATGGCCGGCGGCGAACTAAAGTCATGAGAGTGAATTGTCTTACGAGTGAGGAATCAGTATGCGCGTTAGTCTGGCGGTGGTAGACCGTCTCGTCGCGAACGGCATCGATACCGTCTTCGGAATCCCGGGGAAGCAATCCCTCCCGCTGAACGAGGCCATCGGCAACCGGGACGACATCCGCTTTGTCGTGGCACGACACGAAACGGCGGTCTCACATCAGGCATGGGGCTATGCAGAAACGAGCGGGGAGATAGCGAGCACTGTTGTCGTCCCCGGCCCGGGCGATATGAACGCGATGAACGGCCTGAAAAACGCGCTGAACGACTGCACGCCGCTGGTGCATTTCGCCATTGAAACCGAGCCTGCGCTCCGGGGCGGTGATGCGATCCACGAAACCCCACCGGACACCTACGACAACGTCGTCAAAGAGAACATATTACTGAAAAACCCCGAAACGACAGCGGCGACAATCGACCGGGCAGTACAGATCGCGCAAACACCCCCGAAAGGGCCGGTTAGAGTCGGGCTCCCCAAGAATTACTTGCAGATGGATGTCCCGCTCGCCGGTGCAAGCACACCGTCGGCTCCGAGTTCAAATACTGTCCCGGAACAAGAAGTTTCGACAGCCGCCGAGCATCTGCTCGCGGCCGAGCGGCCCCTTATTCTGGCCGGCGGTGGTGTGCGAGCGTCGGGCGGGACGGCGGCGCTCCGAAGCCTCGCGGAGCGACTCGACGCGCCTGTCGTAACGACGTACAAGGGCAAGGGCGTGTTCCCCGAGGATCACGACCTCAGTGCCGGCGTGTTGGCCGGCAGCGCGAGCCCAGAGCTACTGGACTGTCTCGCCGATTCCGACGCTGTGCTGGCCGTCGGCTCTGACCTCGACGCACACGGGACACGCGGGTGGTCGGTCGAACTGCCTGAGACACTCATTCAGGTCACCATTGACGCTGACGACCTCGGCACGGGCTATGACCCGACTGTCGGCATCCTCGCAGATGCCGCGGACGCGATGACGGCGATTGAGAACAGAATCGCGGCGGCTGACACCGCTCCCGCCTCGAAGACGGACGGGGCCGAACGCGCACAGGCTGTCCGTGACGCCACAGCGCGTCGAATCGAACCGCTCGTGGATTCGGAACCGCCGCTGACCTCCGTCCATGTGCTGCAAGTCCTTCGAGACGCACTCCCTTCGGATGCCATCACCGCTGTCGACGCCGGGGGGTTCCGCGTCTGGGCGCTGAATACGTTTGCGGCGTACGGCCCACGCAGCTACGTCAACCCCGGGTCGTGGGCGACGATGGGCACCGGACTACCGTCTGCGATTGGGGCACAGCTAGCGAATCCGGACACGCCGGTCGTTGCACTGACCGGTGATGGTGGCCTCATGATGTGCGTCCACGAGCTTCATACTGCGGTCGCTGAGAATCTCCCAATTACCGTCGTCGTCCTCAACAACGATGATTACGCGATTATCAGCGAGGAGGCGGGGCGCAGCTACGACCTCGATCATCAGGCGTACGGATGGGACAGGACGCCGATCGATTTCGGGACTGTCGCTGCCGGGATGGGGATGGAAGCCACGCAGGCCGACACGCCGTCCGAAATCCGCACGGCGGTTCACGAAGCAGTCCAGACCGACGCGCCGACACTCGTCGAGGTCAGGACCGACCCGGCGGAGCCACAGGCAAGCGAGTGGATGCGCGAGTAGTGGATTTATCCAGCGGGAACGCCAACCACAGGTTATGTGTGGCCGCTACAGTTTGTTCTCCCCTCGCGAGGAAATTGAGACGCGGTTCGACGCCGAGTTTTCCTTCGACTACGAGTCCCGATACAACGCCGCTCCGAGTCAGGACCTGCCGGTCATCACCGACGAGTCACCGGGCACAATCCAGCGAATGGAGTGGGGCCTGATTCCGACCTGGGCCGACAGCCGAACGGACCACGGGCATATCAACGCCCGCGCTGAGACCTTGGCCGAGAAACGGTCGTTCGCCGAGGCGTACGAGTCTCGACGCTGTCTGGTCCCTGCTGATGGGTTCTACGAGTGGGTTGAGACGAGCGGCGGCAAGCAACCGTACCGCGTGGCGCTGCCGGACGACGACCTGTTCGCGATGGCGGGACTATACGAGCGGTGGAAGCCGCCACAGCGACAGACTGGGCTGGGAGAGTTCGGTGCAAGCGGCGGTGATTCGGGCGGAGAAGACGATATCGTCGAGTCATTCACGATTGTGACGACCGAACCGAACGAGGCCGTTGCCGACCTCCATCACCGGATGGCCGTCATTCTGGACCCCTCAGAGGAGTCAACGTGGCTTCGCGGCAGCGCCGACGACGTGGCCACACTACTTGACCCGTACGACGGGTCTATGCAGACCTATCCAGTTTCGTCAGCGGTCAACAGCCCTGCCAACGACTCGCCAGAACTCATCGAACCGGTGGGATAGCAACGGCGTTACTCGCTCGGCGTGTTCTGGCGCTTGAACTGGTGCAGCATCTTCCAGAGCGTGTCTTCGTCGACCTGATCTTCGGCGGCGGATAGCTGACGGTACAGGCCCTCAGAGACGGTAATCTC
This region includes:
- the aroA gene encoding 3-phosphoshikimate 1-carboxyvinyltransferase, translating into MDITIAESTVEGTAQAPPSKSYTHRAVLAAGYADGAVVHDPLVSADTKATMRAVEAYGGSVSLAEDESTVEVTGFDGRPETPDDVIDCANSGTTMRLVTATAALQDDLAVLTGDESLRSRPQGPLLDAIGQLNGDAESTRHNGQAPLVVGGGIDGGAVEIPGDVSSQYITALLMAGAVSPDGIDIDLTTELKSSPYVDITLEVLDAFGVDAEKTDAGFTVDGGQTYVPDGGDYNVPGDFSSMSYLLAAGALAAEDGLQVTSAFPSAQGDAAIVDILDRMGADLDWDEEHGEITVSQSELTGIEVGVEDTPDLLPTIATLGAAADGVTRITDAEHVRYKETDRVSAMAEELTKMGAEVEEHQDELFVYGADSDLVGTTVEGRADHRIIMSLAVAGLVADGETTVTGAEHVDVSFPDFFDVLDSLGAAVEQ
- a CDS encoding SDR family NAD(P)-dependent oxidoreductase, producing the protein MVPAMDSATAVVTGASRGIGEQIAHAVAGAGAHTVICARDAEALERVEADIRDAGGSVTAIRTDVRDEYDVERLVETAMREGGAIQYVVANAGVYHGTAGETPLTEESYTAFDDHIRTNARGVFSTIREAVPHLGPDARIVVPTGVVAREGMPGYGSYAVSKAAAEAIARGFAADLDTPVGAVDPGQVATDLSGDGGRDPVSVAEMVLWALRDADPSALDGGVLDWGDYRSATR
- a CDS encoding ZIP family metal transporter; amino-acid sequence: MSINSNSVFNNSGRVSAAGIASVVGLAVLSAVAVTGGAVKVLVISWVAFAAMALGAWLGARADETNPYRLVWGYGLASGAMVTSAAMFLVPQAMGLGGQAGAARIGGVGIAAGLVTGYGTHTIGHRLTHIETSFDMTTIAIAAHALSAGLVIGLVYASMPDLGILLGLAIVSHKGPAGYAAARRLGRSDKSATALLLPAAGVGLTAIPSALLPVPESALLNAVIFGFAAGIFLHVAMDFLPNCEAGSEIDEVCELHDHSHDLLDELRTHAVGSTVVGAAVIVLAWVAI
- a CDS encoding PAS domain S-box protein, whose translation is MADIQLLLAGDGNRDALASVVAEHHTPITDGEFREADLHIVDESSFPKYRAAIEQYKHRADPVFCPVILVRREETPVRIDLPDIDAAEQPLVVNDIVTAPVDTQALFRTIANLLARRSHTEDLAENLREQNNELRRFRNAVEHAGHAILITNTNGIIEYVNPAFEELTGFSAEEAIGRTPRILKSGEQGEQFYERLWDTICRGEVWTSEIVNERKSGERFILNQTIAPIQDADGTIQGFVGIQNEITGRRLREQQLTVFHRILRHNLRNNGTTISGRADILSELVDDEDALAHLETIKGNVQSLLDISEKAHHVQELLADSVTDDVERELEAVLSDITDGLAAAYPDAEFVVESDVTSSTIDAKVVPALQELIENGIKHSDASAPRVTIRAERHDTTATVTVSDNGPGVPDQERRVIEAAEEKPLEHGSGLGLWFAYWLISYVGGDIDIQTDGDGTSIAVTMPVR
- a CDS encoding ATPase domain-containing protein — translated: MSSSERQFTQLSSGISGLDSLLRGGLVEGRLYLVIGPPGTGKTLLGTQFLEAGLEAGDDVLFIHAEESASDLRANTAELGIDISNATFLDVGPDSEFFEEAESYDVVKPRDVEDGHLISDIREAIERVDPDRVLIDPITHFQYLEPTEYQFRKRVISFARFLQDRETTVLATKTPSNQMDTQLRSLSDGIISLSYGDEKAGRRIRLRKHRGIGQQDGSHGMEIRDSGVEVYPALEPEQRTRSFDPTQFSAGVPELDSLLDGGLERGTVTILSGPSGVGKSTTATEFLASAAADGSPALAYLFDESIDTFSHRCETFGIPLSELRDEGTLLVEEVESLALSPEEFANRVKTQAEERGAELVVIDGIAGYKNAIKRGQDDVELRRRLHALTQQLTRGNTAVVLIDQRRDVTGLHEPTSENVSYLADNIVFQNYIEVAGELQRVVGALKKRVGGFETVPRRFEITADGLQVGDPVSGMHGVFEGVPEQHGDGNNQSSTH
- a CDS encoding thiamine pyrophosphate-binding protein encodes the protein MRVSLAVVDRLVANGIDTVFGIPGKQSLPLNEAIGNRDDIRFVVARHETAVSHQAWGYAETSGEIASTVVVPGPGDMNAMNGLKNALNDCTPLVHFAIETEPALRGGDAIHETPPDTYDNVVKENILLKNPETTAATIDRAVQIAQTPPKGPVRVGLPKNYLQMDVPLAGASTPSAPSSNTVPEQEVSTAAEHLLAAERPLILAGGGVRASGGTAALRSLAERLDAPVVTTYKGKGVFPEDHDLSAGVLAGSASPELLDCLADSDAVLAVGSDLDAHGTRGWSVELPETLIQVTIDADDLGTGYDPTVGILADAADAMTAIENRIAAADTAPASKTDGAERAQAVRDATARRIEPLVDSEPPLTSVHVLQVLRDALPSDAITAVDAGGFRVWALNTFAAYGPRSYVNPGSWATMGTGLPSAIGAQLANPDTPVVALTGDGGLMMCVHELHTAVAENLPITVVVLNNDDYAIISEEAGRSYDLDHQAYGWDRTPIDFGTVAAGMGMEATQADTPSEIRTAVHEAVQTDAPTLVEVRTDPAEPQASEWMRE
- a CDS encoding SOS response-associated peptidase, whose amino-acid sequence is MCGRYSLFSPREEIETRFDAEFSFDYESRYNAAPSQDLPVITDESPGTIQRMEWGLIPTWADSRTDHGHINARAETLAEKRSFAEAYESRRCLVPADGFYEWVETSGGKQPYRVALPDDDLFAMAGLYERWKPPQRQTGLGEFGASGGDSGGEDDIVESFTIVTTEPNEAVADLHHRMAVILDPSEESTWLRGSADDVATLLDPYDGSMQTYPVSSAVNSPANDSPELIEPVG